Genomic window (Chionomys nivalis chromosome 7, mChiNiv1.1, whole genome shotgun sequence):
CTCATCCCGCCCCCAGGCTCCAAACCAAATTTTGGTGGAAAATTTATTAGCATCATAAAGCCCAGGTTGATTCATGTGGCACTCTGGAGCCACACACGGCAGTGGAGTGCGCCCCTCCATCTCCAGGTTAAGTCAGGGAAGCCCCAGCCGAGGGGGGAGGAGGGACCCAGCGACCACTGACGCCAAGCCCTCCCCACTGCCCGTCTGGGTTCTCTGCTCTTCCATCTCCATCTACTTATTGACTGGTCGACTAGAAGTCACATGAGGTCACCTTCTTTACCCCACCAGGCCTCTGCCTCTGGCAGAGAACATTGGGGCACAAAGAGGATGTGAAGGGCTTACCATTCCTGGGTGTGGGTGTCACCTGTTCCCCCAAAGGCATCAAGCACATTAAATGGTTTTTGTATCCCCTGGGTAAGGTGATAGGCCAGGCCAAGATGTCTGTTTGCTAAGAGGCCCTGAGGTTAGTGGCCGGGAGGACATCAGAGGAGCCCAGCCTGGCCCCACATCCGAGTCTCCCTGGAGGAAGTCTGAAACTCAGCAGCCGTCACTGCCATCTCTGCATGGCTCCCGACCAGTCCCGGGGGCAGGCCGGGTCAAGGAGGAGTGAGCATTCTTCACCAAAGCACCAGGCCCAGCTGAGCACTGGAACACAGTGCCAGGAGCTCTGGCTGCGCCTCACCTGAGGCCGGTAGCTGGGCCAGATGGCAGGTGACAGGCTGGGAGGCACTGCTGAGGGACAGAAAGTGGCAGTGGGCACCAGGCCAGACCCAAGGCCATACAGCTGTCCTCTCCACATGGGACCAAGAGCAGCCTCAGCAACAGGCAGTGCTTGCCTTGGGGACCCAAAGAGAAGTAGCCAGTGGTTCCAGACCCAGGAGCAGAAGAAAGCTGGGCCCTGCACACCAACTGTTACCAGGGGCCGCTGAGAGACTGGCTCTCAATAGCCAGGCTGCAGCCAAGCCCTGCCAACCTTCCTCCGGGGGCATGCTTCATGCCTGGTACAGTGTTGGGTCCATGGTGAGGACCAAACTGTCAGACCGGGTGGCCCCTGAGCAGTAAGCATCTGTAACCATCCCTCTTCTAGGTACCTTCCGGTCGTAGGTCATGGGAATGAAAGGACTGAACTTAGCCTGGCACCAAAGTCCTTAATAAAGCTGCTACCACCGACGGCTGTCTCCTTAGTTGTTCGTCAGCTGGTACCGTACTGCTCACCCAGGACCGAGAGGACTCTTTTGAGCCTATCAGATACTGTCTAGCTTTATCACCTCCTACCAAAATGGTTGTCCTGTAGCCGCTGTCGGTTACACTTCACAATCAGGGTACTGACCCAGAGTCCAAATCTAGGAGGGTTTGTGGAAGAGAAGGATTGGCTGTGGTTCCCTCGTCTTCTAGGAACCTTGAGGGAGGCCCTCCGCTTGTAAAGAGCAAGATAAGTAAAACCAGAGGGTCGTGGCTAGAAATGTCatgtctctccccacccccaccccgttttTGAGCACTGGCTCTCTGGCTCTCGTTCGCTGATGTGCATATGACTGTTGGCTAAAAACAAGTGAGGGAAGCAGCTAGGGCAGCCACGGGAGGGAACTGGGTCAGACTGAGCATGTCCCACTGTGAGACAAGTGGCAGAGCCTTGCTTCTGCATGTCgcatcaaaaagcaaaaacagcgTTGAAGGTGGGGGTTGTGAGGGCATCGTGTTAGCCGCTTTCTCTCCTATGATCTCATAGTTCTCCTCCCCCCACGGGCTCTCTACCTCCTCTTAGAGGCACGAGAGAGCCAGGGACACTTCCACCAGGAGCAAGAAACTGAGACATCTATCCTTACATCTTCTTGCCCCTCTGCACGTTTCCTAGAAAAGAACCAGGTTGCTGGCACCTGGGCCAGCCCTCCTTGGAGCCACCAGCAGGCTCGGTTCCACGTTTGACTCTTAATTATCTTTCCAGCTCTTGGTTATTAATGATCTTGGGCAGCAAGCAGAGCAGCCTCGACCTCCCGCCTCCTCCCAGACTCACCTGGCGCGACCTTCTCCCACAGCTGCACACAGACCCTGACTCAGGAGGATGGGAAAACAAGGACCCAGATCCAGAAACTGCAGGGTGTCAATTAGCCCTGCCACTActgtctggggtgggggggtcCAATGTCAAGCTCCCTTCCCGGGAGCAGTGTTGTCCTCACCTAGACTCACCATCTCCACCTGTTGCTGCTTGCTGGTTTCACCTTGTGAGCAGCCCTAAGGCAGTCAGTGATTGCGACCATAATAAAGGGGGGCTACCCCTTCTTAGGGTGGTCAGACTCCGACCACGACAGAAATGTATCTGACCTTGCcattttctctaaaacaaaactaaaaaggcACGGTTATAGTGGCCCCCAGCCAAGCAGTGGTGTCAGAGGCTGAAGAGGCGGCATGAGCAACTGTGGCCGAGGACACTGGGCTCCAGGGGGTGCTGTACCCAGCACTCCcctccctgactttgcctccctCTGTCACGTGGAAGAAATATCTGCCAGTGTCCATCCCACCTACCCTATAGAGGACAGCATGACCCCAGCTTGACATCGTAGCAGTACAAAAGGGTCTGCCTGGCCCAGTAATGCTTTTCACGTTTGGAGCCGTTACCAACGCTCGCTCCCTTCACAGTCGCTGGAGAATAGATGTCAACTGCTGACGGGGAAATTTGAAAGACGGTGAAAGCCGTTCTTGCAGAGGTTCCCAGGACCAGTGTTATGTGACAATGCAAGGTCCTCTGCTGAGAACCCCAGAGGGAACCTGGGGTGCTGGACAGATGGGCAGATTGTCCCACCCGAAAAATTTCGGCACAGTGAGACTGAACCATGCCTGACCCAGAATGGTACCTATGCCCACCTTCCAGAGACCATGGGCTAGGCCCCAAGCAAGCTTGGCAGACTCCCCAAACAGACATTCTGTGGCCTTTACCGCTGTGACACTGTCAGTCTCCCAGGGAGGTCTTCTAGCCTGTCAAGACAGCTGCTCTCCCTGCCAGCAAGAGCCTCCCTTTTCAGGGAGACCAAGTGATGAACTCAATCCATCACCCCCAGAGCCCCCATACTGAGCAGAATTGTCTCAAAATAGGTGGAACTGGCCCTGAATACCAAATGGCTTATGCTTCCGggagcctccccctcccccaacctcacCTATTTCTACCTGGCTCTAAGACACCCCTGAAGCTAAGGCTTCCCTAGGTGGAGCTGTCCACGTACTATAAGCAGATGTCCAGCCCAGAACACACCCGAGGCTGTACTGGGCACCCTCCAGGATGTAGAATGAGGCAGCCTGGACCAAATGGGCTGTAAAACATCGCTTTAATGGCTCCAATGAGAAGAAATTCCAGCCTCCTGGAGCAAGGGGTGGGATGGCCCCACCCCCTTCTCCGGTTCCATTTTCTGTGTCCCCAGCCCAAAGCCACAGCAGTTCACAACTAGGAACTGGCTGGCACCAGGACAGGGACCCATTTACTCCCTGTGACTGTAAGGTTGTGTGTTGAGCAAGATCCCAGCCCACACCAGGACCTGAGCCTGTTACGATCACAAGCTGGCCATGGCAGACATCGCCTTCACTGGGGTCCTGGTGGCCAGGATTTCAAAGGAAAAGCCAGAGAAGCCCACACTTGCCTGCCCACCAAACATGGCCAAACTCGGCCACGAAATCCAATCCAGCAGGAATCAGGCCTGTGGGCACCTCACACTTCCGATTCCAGGCTGGAGATTCGCCTCCAGGTGCAGGACCTCGGAAAACTTTGTGTCCCACAAGCTTCCCTACTCACCTCTTCCAGCACCCCACTGTCCCTGTAGCCTGTCCCTAGCACCAGGGTCCTGCCTCTGTGTAATGGAGGCTCCCAGGTGCCAACCAGCCAGGGACTGTGACTGGCACAGGGTAGAGGATGACGGCAGACAgccccacaacagaatggcagGTGGGTAtgggtgtgcaggcagacgtgctGTCTGGGCTGCCAGGTGGCCACCCCTGCCGGTACGCTCTTCACACAGGTCTCCCGGTAGGACGGCAACCGCATCGACTGTGCCTGAACCAAATGCCTGCAGGATGGCTGGCtctggggacagggacagggacaggcacAGGCGTGACCGGTGCATCTGGCAGGCAGCGGGCTGGACCGAGTGAAGGCTTCTGCTACCGAGCTAGGTAGGGAAGCATGGCGAGGGCGCTGGCCCCGGGCCCAGGCCGCACGCAGCAGAGCCTCCCGCCGAGCCAGCTGTTCCGGACCGAGCAGGGGCAGGTCGTCGGGTTCCGGGGGCTCCGGGAAGAGCGGGAGGTAGGGGCGCCCGGATCGCTCAGCTCGGGGGAAGGAGCTGTAGTGGCAGTGTGCGGGCAACAGGGGGCGCTCCGGGAGCGCGCGCCGCTCGGAGGCCGAGAGGTGCTGCCCAGGGTGCCCAACTCGCACTGGCCACCGCGCATCCCAAGCATGCCTGCAGGGTGCTCGGGACACTTCAGGCAGAGGCGGCCCGCACGTCGCGGGGCAGCCGGGAGGCTGCGGGGCCCTTCGCACTAGCGGTGTGTGGCCCCCACCGGGAGGCCCCCAGCCACTGGGACTCCGTTGTCCCGGAGGACCCGGGGTGGATGACCGCGGGCCTGAGCTGCTGGGAGCAGGTGCTCGACGGTTGCTACCCCAGTTTTCTATGGTGCGTGTGGCGCGGTCCAGGGAGCTGCTCATATCCGCGGTGTTCACCATGTCTCGAGCCGCCTGCAACATCTTCAACACACTGGCCTGGGCCGAGCCTGCTGTGAGGTCCGGGCTGGGTGGCcgtgcagggctggggaggttCTGTACCCCGTTGAAGCAGCTGTAGATGCCCTACAATAGAAGAGAGACAGGCCATGAGCTGAGCCTTCTTCtcagggaccagccaccactGACCCCCACCATGTTCTCAGCAACATCTTTTAAACTCCCATACTGTGTGCTCCCTGAGTGTCAGGCAATGTGCTATTTGGCAGATGAATGAAGTATCAGGTTTATTCGTTCTCTCCACACTTTCTAGCAAGTGGCACAGAGGTCTCAAAGCCCCACCTTGCTGGCAAACCACGCCTCTTCCCAAGATCTCAGTTTGACATCTGTAAATGGGTCTGCAGCCAGCTGGGTTGTTGTCCCTAACACCGAGACCTGTGTAGGAAGAGGCAGGCACCTACCCTGCTGAAAGCCAGCAAAAAGTCCAGCTGGGGCGAGCTGGGCACTGAGTGGCGAAGTTTCCAGTAGACAAGATGCTCCCAGGCAAAGACCAGCAGGGCCAGCCCCATGGCCACTAACAGCATGTAGAAGACGCCCGCCATGTTGTCGATGTCCAGCTTGCTGCTCATCACCTCATTCTTCTCGTTCTGGCAGATCCCCGAGAGCCACACGGTCTCCAGCTTCTGCGTCTCTCCTGGCAGAGGGTACACACAAGACTCAGGACCACCACAAGCCCACCAACACTCTCCCTGCGCCCGGATAGAGGAAGCTCTACATCCTTGTTTCATAGTGGGGACCAGGGCAGCAGAGGCGGGACAGGGGCAGTCAgtaaagcaagaagaaaaagcagagggAAGCTAGTTGCAGAATCAATGCCAGTCTTGTGCCCTTTACCCGCCCACTCCTATCTGCCCTGTAaagtcttgtttttgttgttttgttttgagacagggtttcatgtagctcaggcaggccCTAAACTTGAGAGTAGGCAAGGAAGATCTTGAActactgatccttctgcctccatctcccaagtgccgggattgcAGGCtgacaccaccatgcctgccagtAAAGGCTTGCCAATTGGTTAAATtttagcattcattcattcattcatccatccattcattcattcaccataCGCTACCACTGACATGCTAAGCTCGTGCTGAGCCCCTGGGTGACTGCAAGCACTCTTGTTTGCTCTCATATTACACAGAATTTATGGTATTGACAGCATTTTGAGTTCAAGATTATGGGGGAttgttgagatttatttttaattatgtattaattaaatttagtaaatttatttctaattaaaaataataaatgtaataaacaatagatttattaataatttaacaTTGTATATTTATGTCTATGCATGGGTACTATttgagtgcaggtgctcatgaAGGCCAGAGCCATCCAGTCCccatggagctggaattacagttagttatgagccacttgatgtgggtgtTAAGAACCACACTCAGGCTCTCTGCATGAGCAGTGCATactcttagccactaagccatctctgcagccccaaggCATGGagtgtgctttgttttattttgagacaagctcttgatttatagtccaggctggcctcaaactcatgatctctCTACCTGGGTTCTTTAAGTGCTACAATTACAGATGTCCACACCCCCATACCAAACTCAGACAACATTTTATCTGCTAAGCCTGGAACTGTAAACTCAGAGCTTTCTCTGGGTTTAGAGCAGGCTGGGCTGGCCACTCCAACTAGTGAGCCCTGCTGCCAAGGCTAGCCTGCTTCTAGGTTGGAAGTAAGCAGAAGTTTGGTCCCACCCCAGGTAATCTCAAGATGAGAGAAGTACACATCCAGGAAAACCAGAAGGTGCCTGGGGCAACTCAGTCACTCAGAACCCCCACCAAGTAACTCTCTTGCCTTTCTTGCCTTTTGGGGAACCCCCAGCTCTGATCCTTGCTCCCTCTTACAAGTCATCCCTTCCTGAGGGCTCATATACTTGCACCCCAACTGCCCCATCCACACCCCAAGAAGCCTTCCCCTTGAGACTCTGTACACACAGAAATGATGGAGATGCTGATAACCACAGGCTCTGTGGTCCACCCTGGTCCCTTCCTGGACCCTAAAAGCGATGGTGCTCACCGTCCCCCAGGAACTGCAGGAGCGCCAGGTCTATGGACCGCTTCCAGTGGGAGTCTTTCTGCATGGCAATGCCATAGCCAGTGGTGGCAAAGACCTTGCCAGATCCAATGGTGACCAGCTTGCAGCCTTCATCCTTGCCCGCCATGTAGTTGAGGACAGCAGCATCGTAGATGAAGGCGTCCAGCTTCCTAGAGACAGGCTGAGCCCTCAGGACCAGGGACCCATATGGGGAGAGACCTGAACAAGGAGCCTACCCCTTCCTCGCTCCTCAGAGAGGACAGCCAATGCTCTGCTCTAGAATATAAGTCCCTCTGCTCATCCCTTTGTGCCCTCAAGAGCCTGCAACTTTATAATCACCTCAAACTAGGGTCCACCCTTCACCTGTATTTCTGGCCCATATGGTAAATACCTATTTTCATTTTCCACTCCACTCTGCCTCAAGacccccttttccctccccaagCTCCACTGTCCCCAGCTTAGGTCTCTAAGGAAGGGACACCTAAGGGTGCTTAGACATGGAGCTAGAGGCAGAGGAGGGCTCGGGACTGGGGACCCACCCCATCTTCAGGCTTGTGAGAGCGTCCTCCACCGAGCGCTGGTTGAACTTGAccatgtgggtgtgcatgtcACGGTAGTTGCTCCGAATGTTCCTCTCCGTGCTGCCGTTGGGCACCGTGCCAAAACGGAAGGGCGGGTATTGATCTTGAGGCCGCTGAAACTATAGGCAGAAAGCAAACCACTCCCACCCTCTTCATCTAGCCTTCTGGGTAGCAGAGTCCCAGTCCCCAAGTCTGACTTGCACAGCCCAGGCCTCCCCTGTCTTTTACAAACGGAAACACAGAAGCCTGAGTCAGGGGAGACTCAGCCAAGGCCGCTCAGGCTGTGGACCTGAACTGTCATGGCTCCTTCTCCTCAGGCCCCCAAATTCTTCCCGCTTCGGCCTTAGTTCCGGTTCCCCAGACTGTTTGTCCTGTGCCTGCCCATCCCAGGTCTGTCCCCACCCGTGGTGTTTCCCCACCCTCCACCTGGCTGTGGCCCAGGGACCTTCTTGTCGCTCAGGCCCGACACAGTGTCGATGTATTGCTCCTGGATCATGAAGGCTGCCAGATTGGCCGTGTAGCTGGCGAGGAAGATGACGGCAAAGAAAGCCCACACCAGGACCATGATCTTGCTGGTGGTACCCCGGGGGTTCTCGATGGGAACAGAGTTGTTGAAAACCAGTGCCCACAGCAACCACACGGACTTGCCGATGGTGAAGGATGGTCCTCCAGATTCTGGGGGTGAGAGGTGAGCGCTGGGACTTCCCTGACCCACTGAAAGGGCTCGTAGCCCGGTGGGAGCCTCTTCCCTGGCGGTGCCAACCTGCCCCTCCACCCAGGCCCATGGAGTAGCTTACTCTTGCCCTTGGTGAGGTTCTGGTTGTAGCTGACCGGGCTGAAGTACTCGAACATGAAGACGGTGATGGCGACCACCGTGAGACACATTACAAACATCATCACCCACACGGCAGGGCTGTAGGGCTCTGGGGACAACAAGGCAAGTGGCTCAGAGATCTCGGCCCCACCCCGTTCCAACAGCTCTAGGCAGCAACAACCGGTGACGCGTGCAAAGAGGGGGCTGCTGTAGGCCAGCAGAGTCCATTACTgaggagggttttttttaatatttatttattatgtatacaatattctgtctgcgtgtatgcctgaaggctagaagagggcaccagacctcttcacagatggctgtgaacaaccatgtggttgctgggaattgaactcaggacctttggaagagcaggcaatgctcttaacctctgagccatctctctagccccctgagGGCAAGTCTTATCCCACATCCCATTAACGTGGGCACTAAAACCCAAGCCCTTCAGAGTTTGTCCCCTGGATTAAGAACCATTGCTATCTGGAGCACTTGAACCTTTGCTGGGAAAGCCATCCTAGGAAGTGGGGGTGGGTCTCTTCTCTGACactcaggctgtgtgtgtgtttcaccctgactggccttgaactcacacacaccctcctgactctgcctcccaaatgctggatttaaaggcacgcgccaccacttTCAGCTCTGTGACTTTCTTAAAGCCGCCCAGCTGGGATCTCACACCAGCGAAGCCAGCTCTCAGCCCCTCCCCTGTCCTCACAGCTCTCAGGCTACAAGCCTGCCTGACCTCCCACTGGGCACTctggaaaagagaaggaacttAGTTGTTTGTTGTAACCCTGTAACCTGGCTGGGGGCCTGGCACAATGGGGCTGACCCCCCAAATTCAGAGTTCCTAATGGAGTAAGAAAACCATTAGCATCTATCTCATGCCCCCACATGCTTCATCCTTGCCCCATGGCCTATCCCAACAGCACAGCCATAGCCAGCCTGCCAATCGCATCCTTCCCTTGTGGCTCCATTAGCCTGCCGGGTTCTTTTCACCCTGGCCTGGCTCAGAGTCCACTGACATTAGCATCGttccttccatttccccttcaCTAGCCTCCCGCCACCCTCTAAGACTCTCGAGGGTAACATGCTTTGGGCTTGGAGGGTCCACCTCAAACTTTACCTTTCCATTCAAccctccctcactcccacccctggATCCCTGTGCCCAGAGCCTTCACTGGCCACCCAAAGCTCACCCAGGAAAGCCGAAGGGGAGACAGTGCCATTGCTTCTAGCCACCATCACGCTGATGCCCGTCTCCACGAAAGGCACAGAGAAATCGATAATCTCAGAGCGCTCCTCGTTGATGGTGAGCGAGCCGATGGCCATGTCTGCCCGCTTGTAGTATACCTAGGGGTCAGGAGGAGATTGAAGAGGTTCCCCAGGGACTTCAGCATCCTCCCCAGTCCTTATCCAGGAAGTGCATCCAGCAGCCAACAGTGGAAACCGGCTACTCCCTCCCTGGGTCCTcagagctcagttcccaggaCTTCACTGCAGAGCTGACAGCCCAGTTGCACAACCACATGGCTAAGGGAAACGTGAAATCTCGCAGCAAGAAGGGTGGCCCCAGCTGACACCATGGTTGAACCTGGGGTTAACGTACCTCCCCGATCATGCCATTCCACACGCCGCGCACCCTCTTGCCATGCTTGCCATTGGTCACCAGGTACAGGTCATAGGAGAACTTGACTACCTTGG
Coding sequences:
- the Grin2c gene encoding glutamate receptor ionotropic, NMDA 2C isoform X2, translated to MGGALGPALLLTSLLGAWAGPGPGQREQAVTVAVVFGSSGPLQAQVPTLLTPQNFLDLPLAIQPLTVGVNNTNPSSILTQICGLLGAARVHGIVFEDNVDTEAVAQLLDFVSSQTHVPILSISGGSAVVLSPKEPGSAFLQLGVSLEQQLQVLFKVLEEYDWSAFAVITSLHPGHALFLEGVRAVADASYLSWRLLDVLTLELGPGGPRARTQRLLRQVDAPVLVAYCSREEAEVLFAEAAQAGLVGPGHVWLVPNLALGSTDAPPAAFPVGLISVVTESWRLSLRQKVRDGVAILALGAHSYRRQYGTLPAPAGDCRSHPGPVSPARQAFYRHLLNVTWEGRDFSFSPGGYLVQPTMVVIALNRHRLWEMVGRWDHGVLYMKYPVWPRYSTSLQPVVDSRHLTVATLEERPFVIVESLDPGTGGCVPNTVPCRRQSNHTFSGDITPYTKLCCKGFCIDILKKLAKVVKFSYDLYLVTNGKHGKRVRGVWNGMIGEVYYKRADMAIGSLTINEERSEIIDFSVPFVETGISVMVARSNGTVSPSAFLEPYSPAVWVMMFVMCLTVVAITVFMFEYFSPVSYNQNLTKGKKSGGPSFTIGKSVWLLWALVFNNSVPIENPRGTTSKIMVLVWAFFAVIFLASYTANLAAFMIQEQYIDTVSGLSDKKFQRPQDQYPPFRFGTVPNGSTERNIRSNYRDMHTHMVKFNQRSVEDALTSLKMGKLDAFIYDAAVLNYMAGKDEGCKLVTIGSGKVFATTGYGIAMQKDSHWKRSIDLALLQFLGDGETQKLETVWLSGICQNEKNEVMSSKLDIDNMAGVFYMLLVAMGLALLVFAWEHLVYWKLRHSVPSSPQLDFLLAFSRGIYSCFNGVQNLPSPARPPSPDLTAGSAQASVLKMLQAARDMVNTADMSSSLDRATRTIENWGSNRRAPAPSSSGPRSSTPGPPGQRSPSGWGPPGGGHTPLVRRAPQPPGCPATCGPPLPEVSRAPCRHAWDARWPVRVGHPGQHLSASERRALPERPLLPAHCHYSSFPRAERSGRPYLPLFPEPPEPDDLPLLGPEQLARREALLRAAWARGQRPRHASLPSSVAEAFTRSSPLPARCTGHACACPCPCPQSQPSCRHLVQAQSMRLPSYRETCVKSVPAGVATWQPRQHVCLHTHTHLPFCCGAVCRHPLPCASHSPWLVGTWEPPLHRGRTLVLGTGYRDSGVLEEVSREACGTQSFPRSCTWRRISSLESEV
- the Grin2c gene encoding glutamate receptor ionotropic, NMDA 2C isoform X1 — encoded protein: MGGALGPALLLTSLLGAWAGPGPGQREQAVTVAVVFGSSGPLQAQVPTLLTPQNFLDLPLAIQPLTVGVNNTNPSSILTQICGLLGAARVHGIVFEDNVDTEAVAQLLDFVSSQTHVPILSISGGSAVVLSPKEPGSAFLQLGVSLEQQLQVLFKVLEEYDWSAFAVITSLHPGHALFLEGVRAVADASYLSWRLLDVLTLELGPGGPRARTQRLLRQVDAPVLVAYCSREEAEVLFAEAAQAGLVGPGHVWLVPNLALGSTDAPPAAFPVGLISVVTESWRLSLRQKVRDGVAILALGAHSYRRQYGTLPAPAGDCRSHPGPVSPARQAFYRHLLNVTWEGRDFSFSPGGYLVQPTMVVIALNRHRLWEMVGRWDHGVLYMKYPVWPRYSTSLQPVVDSRHLTVATLEERPFVIVESLDPGTGGCVPNTVPCRRQSNHTFSSGDITPYTKLCCKGFCIDILKKLAKVVKFSYDLYLVTNGKHGKRVRGVWNGMIGEVYYKRADMAIGSLTINEERSEIIDFSVPFVETGISVMVARSNGTVSPSAFLEPYSPAVWVMMFVMCLTVVAITVFMFEYFSPVSYNQNLTKGKKSGGPSFTIGKSVWLLWALVFNNSVPIENPRGTTSKIMVLVWAFFAVIFLASYTANLAAFMIQEQYIDTVSGLSDKKFQRPQDQYPPFRFGTVPNGSTERNIRSNYRDMHTHMVKFNQRSVEDALTSLKMGKLDAFIYDAAVLNYMAGKDEGCKLVTIGSGKVFATTGYGIAMQKDSHWKRSIDLALLQFLGDGETQKLETVWLSGICQNEKNEVMSSKLDIDNMAGVFYMLLVAMGLALLVFAWEHLVYWKLRHSVPSSPQLDFLLAFSRGIYSCFNGVQNLPSPARPPSPDLTAGSAQASVLKMLQAARDMVNTADMSSSLDRATRTIENWGSNRRAPAPSSSGPRSSTPGPPGQRSPSGWGPPGGGHTPLVRRAPQPPGCPATCGPPLPEVSRAPCRHAWDARWPVRVGHPGQHLSASERRALPERPLLPAHCHYSSFPRAERSGRPYLPLFPEPPEPDDLPLLGPEQLARREALLRAAWARGQRPRHASLPSSVAEAFTRSSPLPARCTGHACACPCPCPQSQPSCRHLVQAQSMRLPSYRETCVKSVPAGVATWQPRQHVCLHTHTHLPFCCGAVCRHPLPCASHSPWLVGTWEPPLHRGRTLVLGTGYRDSGVLEEVSREACGTQSFPRSCTWRRISSLESEV